In a genomic window of Chaetodon auriga isolate fChaAug3 chromosome 1, fChaAug3.hap1, whole genome shotgun sequence:
- the crispld2 gene encoding cysteine-rich secretory protein LCCL domain-containing 2, giving the protein MTCAAMTWLPVLSLLLVCVRDSASLFLPDSKELRQLLSRYEQEADHNGTSNTAGNRTRRAIRWSDREEILQLHNKLRGGVYPTASNMEYMVWDDELERSATQWAEVCQWDHGPEDLLMSIGQNLAVHWGRYRSPAFHVQAWYDEVKDYTYPYPHECNPWCPERCSGPMCTHYTQLVWATTSRVGCAVHVCPRMNVWGEIWENSVYLVCNYSPKGNWIGEAPYQHGRPCSQCPPSYGGGCRNNLCYKDSQRSETEDMNEVEKPQVPLPPRTTVKPAPKPKPSAPKKPASKPSTPKPTTPRTPSSKTPSNTYLAQSIKCETRLRDKCRGATCNRFNCPANCLSKKGKIWGTLFYDVQSSICRAAIHFGVIDNNGGLVDVTRTDKFPFFVKATKNGIESLSKYKPGNAFVVARVEEVTADCYTTVAEICPFKKPNSHCPRIFCPTNCKTQPSYWSPVIGNSVYADSSSICKAAIHAGVISADGGLVDVLPLDKRKNYVGVLKNGIQSESKSNTDGGSFRVFAVRE; this is encoded by the exons ATGACCTGCGCTGCCATGACCTGGCTCcctgtcctctccctcctgctggTGTGCGTCAGGGACTCAGCTTCCCTCTTCCTGCCTGACTCCAAGGAGCTGAGGCAGCTGCTGAGCCGCTACGAGCAGGAAGCGGATCACAACGGCACCAGCAACACCGCTGGCAATAGGACCCGACGAGCCATCCGCTGGTCGGACCGTGAGGAGATCCTCCAGCTGCACAACAAGCTGAGGGGCGGCGTCTACCCCACCGCCTCCAACATGGAGTACATG gtttggGATGATGAGTTGGAGCGGTCTGCCACTCAGTGGGCAGAGGTGTGTCAGTGGGACCATGGACCTGAGGACCTGCTGATGTCTATTGGACAGAACCTGGCTGTTCACTGGGGAAG ATACCGCTCTCCTGCCTTCCATGTCCAGGCCTGGTACGATGAGGTGAAAGACTATACTTATCCCTACCCCCACGAATGCAATCCCTGGTGTCCAGAACGCTGCTCCGGGCCCATGTGCACCCATTACACCCAG CTGGTCTGGGCAACCACGAGCCGAGTGGGCTGTGCTGTGCACGTGTGTCCGAGGATGAACGTGTGGGGAGAAATATGGGAGAACTCCGTTTACCTTGTGTGCAACTATTCCCCAAA GGGCAACTGGATCGGTGAGGCTCCATACCAGCACGGCCGCCCTTGTTCCCAGTGCCCTCCCAGCTACGGAGGAGGATGTAGAAACAATCTGTGCTACAAAG ACTCCCAGCgctcagagacagaggacatgaACGAGGTGGAGAAGCCTCAGGTCCCACTGCCGCCTCGTACCACCGTCAAACCTGCCCCCAAACCTAAACCGTCTGCTCCCAAGAAACCAGCGTCCAAGCCCTCCACTCCAAAGCCCACCACACCCAGGACGCCATCTTCAAAGACTCCCAGCAACACATATCTCG CTCAGAGCATCAAGTGTGAGACTAGACTGCGAGACAAGTGTAGAGGTGCAACCTGCAACAG GTTTAACTGCCCTGCTAACTGTCTGAGTAAGAAGGGCAAAATTTGGGGAACTCTCTTTTACGATGTG caATCAAGTATTTGCCGAGCTGCTATCCATTTTGGTGTCATTGACAACAACGGAGGCCTGGTCGACGTTACAAGGACGGACAAGTTTCCATTCTTTGTCAAAGCCACAAAGAATGGCATCGAGTCCCTCAG taaatataaacCCGGCAACGCCTTTGTGGTGGCCAGAGTGGAAG aGGTGACGGCTGACTGCTACACCACAGTGGCTGAAATCTGCCCTTTCAAAAAGCCCAACTCACACTGTCCCAG AATCTTCTGCCCAACCAACTGTAAGACTCAGCCCTCTTATTGGTCACCTGTGATTGGAAACAGCGTCTACGCAGAT AGCTCCAGTATTTGTAAAGCAGCCATCCATGCAGGGGTTATCAGTGCAGATGGCGGTTTGGTGGACGTTCTGCCACTGGACAAGAGAAAGAACTACGTCGGAGTCCTGAAAAATGGCATCCAGTCTGAGAG CAAGAGCAACACAGATGGAGGCTCCTTCCGAGTGTTTGCCGTGAGGGAGTGA